The following are from one region of the Petrotoga mobilis SJ95 genome:
- a CDS encoding 5'-nucleotidase C-terminal domain-containing protein, with protein MLKRGILSFVLFLSVFSLFFAETIEVQILATSDLHGRFLPYDYALNQPNYSGSIAQVYSIINELRSENPDGTILIDNGDTIQENLSNIFLEDAIHPMIFAMNEMGYDAWILGNHEFNYGVPTLKKIMRQFMPVDDNPNSVLCGNVYNPDGTRLAAPYKIVTTGNGVKVGIIGMVTPNIVKWDAANLQDYIVVDPVDEVRVAVAQLKGQVDVIVGAFHMGIEEEYGTYGSGIIDILEKTPDLDVVIAGHFHEKIAETYYYNGKLYKAVNGKIIDDQKNDITQEVKLKGTLIVEPGKWGQTLSQVVLELQKEGDKYVIVDKSSANYDVKTATGTVPPDSELEKKLQPFHYKALDYANEVIGELKGGSLVPPDEIKGIPQVYIQPTAMIDLINSVQMYYGEQVIGEKIDVSASAAFRSDANIKEGPIKRSDISLIYRYDNTLYVLEITGKQLKKYMEWSASYYNQYQPGDLTISFNQKIPGYNYDMFKGVYYEIDVSKPVGQRIVNLRKIDGTPIQDNDVLTLAVNNYRANTQLLTYGPIFEKGEPLPKLLGRTEDHPDFSAISGGDLRKLIEKYIIEVKNGMLTPEYEENWKIVGTDWDEELHDKLKELSHEGTVEVSSYKPVRIEDIEVFL; from the coding sequence ATGTTAAAAAGAGGCATTTTATCGTTTGTTTTGTTTTTGAGTGTGTTCTCGTTGTTTTTTGCTGAGACGATAGAAGTCCAAATTTTAGCAACTTCAGATTTGCACGGACGCTTTTTACCTTATGATTATGCCTTAAACCAACCTAATTATAGTGGAAGTATTGCACAAGTCTATTCGATCATAAATGAGTTGAGAAGTGAAAATCCTGACGGAACTATATTGATTGACAATGGAGATACAATCCAAGAAAACCTTTCAAACATTTTTTTAGAAGATGCCATACATCCCATGATTTTTGCTATGAATGAAATGGGTTATGATGCATGGATTTTAGGTAATCATGAGTTTAACTATGGGGTCCCAACACTTAAAAAGATTATGAGACAATTCATGCCAGTGGATGATAATCCTAACAGTGTTTTGTGTGGCAATGTTTATAATCCCGATGGAACAAGGTTAGCTGCCCCTTATAAAATAGTTACCACAGGGAATGGAGTAAAAGTTGGAATAATAGGTATGGTTACTCCTAACATAGTAAAATGGGACGCTGCAAATTTGCAGGATTACATTGTTGTTGATCCTGTGGATGAGGTAAGAGTAGCAGTTGCACAACTAAAAGGACAAGTTGACGTGATTGTGGGAGCTTTTCATATGGGAATCGAAGAAGAATATGGGACCTATGGTTCTGGAATCATAGATATTCTAGAAAAGACACCTGATTTAGATGTTGTTATTGCGGGTCATTTCCATGAAAAAATTGCTGAAACTTACTATTATAATGGAAAGTTGTATAAAGCTGTTAATGGTAAGATTATCGATGATCAAAAAAATGACATTACGCAAGAAGTGAAGCTCAAAGGAACTTTAATTGTGGAACCCGGAAAATGGGGGCAGACGTTATCACAAGTGGTATTGGAACTACAGAAGGAAGGGGATAAGTACGTAATAGTTGATAAAAGTTCCGCCAATTACGATGTAAAAACTGCTACTGGAACAGTACCACCAGACAGTGAATTGGAGAAAAAGCTTCAACCTTTTCACTATAAGGCTTTAGACTATGCTAACGAGGTAATAGGAGAATTAAAAGGTGGATCTTTAGTTCCTCCAGATGAAATAAAAGGTATCCCACAAGTATACATACAGCCCACCGCTATGATAGATTTGATAAATTCCGTTCAAATGTATTATGGAGAACAAGTAATAGGTGAAAAAATAGATGTATCAGCTTCTGCAGCCTTTAGATCAGATGCAAATATAAAAGAAGGTCCTATTAAAAGATCAGATATTTCTTTAATTTATAGATACGACAATACTTTGTATGTACTAGAAATAACAGGAAAGCAGTTGAAGAAATATATGGAATGGTCGGCTTCTTATTACAATCAATACCAACCTGGAGATTTAACTATTTCCTTCAACCAAAAAATTCCGGGTTATAATTATGATATGTTTAAAGGGGTTTATTACGAGATCGATGTTTCAAAACCAGTAGGTCAGAGGATAGTAAATTTAAGAAAAATCGATGGTACACCTATTCAAGATAATGATGTATTAACGTTGGCAGTCAACAATTATAGAGCAAATACCCAACTTTTGACCTATGGTCCAATATTTGAAAAAGGAGAACCGCTGCCAAAGCTTCTTGGTAGAACCGAAGATCATCCTGACTTTTCAGCTATAAGCGGAGGAGATCTTAGAAAACTCATAGAAAAGTATATAATAGAAGTAAAAAATGGTATGCTTACCCCAGAATATGAAGAAAATTGGAAAATTGTAGGTACCGATTGGGATGAAGAATTGCACGATAAGCTTAAGGAATTATCCCATGAAGGAACCGTGGAAGTAAGCTCATACAAACCTGTTAGGATAGAGGATATTGAAGTATTTTTATAA
- a CDS encoding bifunctional UDP-sugar hydrolase/5'-nucleotidase → MKRFLGILVFVVMVLSVFAGPNHLVIFHMNDTHGHVWGTEDGGGFARAATLINQAREEVAKEGGAVLFLHAGDVNTGIPESDQLDAVPDFLALHYMGLDAMSLGNHEFDKPFEVLEKQYEVAQFPFLGANFVNEKRGGPVFEPYIIKDYGDFSVGIIGLVTEQTKVLEPIYLGENTIVDAEETLNMYLPIVQEKADVVIVLAHLGYHADGGRPNLSVEFTTSDELAENVSGVDIIIDGHSHTLLETPVVINNVIVAQAGDNAENIGRIDLWIDDGRIVDWRGEVIPLTSDIPEDPFIKMFTDAFYQLGSEALNEVVGVTKVYLDGERAHVRSDETNLSNLIADGMIWKTGADVALMNGGGIRASIEAGEITYRDILTVLPFGNTLYVLELTGKDIMDVLNYAATIPDGQGAKLHVAGLTAEIKGGKATNVKINGKPIDLNKTYKVVTNNYVAAGGDGYTMLAGKPGYDTYFRDADSLREYIAHLGTIEDYTSQERLIELDQVK, encoded by the coding sequence ATGAAAAGATTCTTAGGTATTTTAGTTTTTGTCGTTATGGTTTTATCGGTTTTTGCAGGGCCTAATCACTTAGTAATTTTCCACATGAACGATACTCACGGACATGTGTGGGGAACGGAAGATGGTGGAGGATTCGCTAGGGCAGCTACCCTGATAAATCAAGCAAGAGAAGAAGTGGCAAAGGAAGGCGGAGCAGTACTTTTTCTACATGCTGGAGATGTAAACACAGGGATTCCAGAATCCGATCAGTTGGATGCAGTTCCTGACTTTTTAGCTTTACATTACATGGGTTTGGATGCAATGTCTTTGGGGAACCATGAATTTGATAAGCCATTCGAGGTGCTTGAGAAGCAGTACGAAGTAGCACAATTCCCATTCTTAGGGGCAAATTTTGTCAATGAAAAACGTGGAGGACCAGTTTTTGAACCATATATTATAAAAGACTATGGTGATTTCTCCGTTGGAATTATAGGTCTTGTTACTGAACAAACGAAAGTTTTAGAACCAATTTATTTAGGTGAAAATACAATTGTGGATGCAGAAGAAACTTTAAACATGTATCTTCCAATTGTCCAAGAAAAAGCTGATGTAGTTATAGTCCTTGCGCACTTAGGTTATCATGCGGATGGTGGAAGACCTAACTTGTCTGTTGAGTTCACTACCTCAGATGAGCTGGCTGAAAATGTATCAGGAGTAGATATTATAATAGACGGACATTCTCACACATTGTTAGAAACACCTGTAGTAATTAATAATGTTATAGTAGCACAAGCTGGTGATAACGCAGAGAACATTGGGAGAATAGATTTATGGATTGATGATGGTAGGATAGTAGATTGGAGAGGAGAAGTAATTCCACTAACATCTGATATCCCTGAAGATCCTTTCATAAAAATGTTTACAGATGCTTTTTATCAACTTGGATCGGAGGCTTTGAATGAGGTTGTTGGAGTGACAAAAGTATATCTCGATGGGGAACGAGCCCACGTTAGAAGTGACGAAACGAATCTAAGCAACCTTATAGCGGATGGTATGATTTGGAAAACAGGTGCAGATGTTGCTTTAATGAACGGTGGCGGGATAAGAGCCTCTATTGAAGCAGGAGAGATAACCTACAGAGACATTTTGACTGTTTTGCCTTTTGGAAACACATTGTACGTTTTAGAGTTGACTGGGAAAGACATAATGGATGTTTTAAATTATGCTGCTACAATTCCTGATGGTCAGGGAGCTAAGTTACATGTTGCGGGGTTAACTGCAGAAATAAAAGGTGGAAAAGCTACAAACGTAAAAATAAACGGTAAACCCATTGATTTGAACAAAACTTATAAAGTTGTTACCAACAACTATGTAGCTGCAGGTGGAGACGGATACACAATGCTTGCAGGTAAACCTGGTTACGATACATACTTTAGAGATGCGGATTCTTTACGTGAATATATTGCTCATTTGGGAACTATAGAAGATTATACTTCCCAAGAGAGATTGATAGAATTAGATCAAGTTAAGTAA